The nucleotide window CTTCTGAGTTTGGGGTATCGTTTTGTTCTTTATGTAGCGGTTAAGCGTCGATACAGGTAATCCAGTCATTTTGGAGAGTGTCTTGTAATCGTACTTTTGTTTAAGCAGCTTGAGCAAATCAAGCGCCACAGTCTCCATACCATGTATGAGTGGTGTGCTTTTCACAAACGCTTTAGCCATCTTTCGATTTCAATTCGTCTATCAACTACATGATAAAGCTTTCCGCTTACTACCCTCTGTGGTAAAATTCGTGTGCGCATCGAGTATTATCGACGAGCTGCCCAAAC belongs to Aigarchaeota archaeon and includes:
- a CDS encoding helix-turn-helix domain-containing protein, producing MAKAFVKSTPLIHGMETVALDLLKLLKQKYDYKTLSKMTGLPVSTLNRYIKNKTIPQTQK